Below is a window of Thermogemmatispora onikobensis DNA.
GCAGCGACTTGCCACAGCTGGTGTGGTATAACGCCCTGGTGCTTCTCTCCAATGGTCCTTTGAACCGCGTGGGCAGCATTGACAGCCTCTGGCCGCAGTTGACTCCCTGGAAGCGTGCTCAGGGCGAAGATGAGCCAGAGGATTGCTCGCTAGAGACAGCGCTCTATGCGACCTGTCACCCCGAGCGTCTGCTTGATCTTGTCGAGCACTTCACGCTTTTCTTGACAAAGCCACGACCTGGCAAGGTTGTCGCACGCAATCATCAGTATCTGGCGACGAATGCAGCCTATGCCCGTCTGCGCGAGAGTGGGGCCTTACGGGGCCGCCTGGGGATGCTCTGGCAGGCGCATGGCAGCGGCAAGAGCTATACGCTGGCCTTTCTCCTGCAGAAGGTGCTGCGCCAGGGCCAGGGGTCGAGGCCCACCTGCCTGCTGGTGATGGGGCACGAGGACCTGTGGCGCCAGCTAGTACGCTCGCTGACGGACTGCGGCCTGCTGGCGAGTGAGGCCAGGCCGGCCCCGGTGCCGGTGACGACTCCAGGCGAATTGCAGCGCGTGCTGGAGCAGTCAACGTCGGAGCGCTCGCAGCCAGGTCGTTCCGCCCCTCTCCCTCTCTATTGCGCTCTGCCTTCGGCTTTTGAAAGCGCTGAGCCGCTTTCGCTACGCACGGATCTGCTGGTGCTGGTCGATGAGCTGCAGACCTGCACGCTGGAGCAACTGCAGCGGATGCGTCAGGCGCTGCCGGCGGCGGCTTTTCTCGGCTTGACGGCCACTCCCGCCAGCGAGGAGCAGGAGCCGGCCCTGCGCAGCCTCTTCGGTCCTTACCTTAGCTCCTATGCCTGCGCTCAAGCGCTCGCCGATGGCACTATTTTGCCGGTTTACTACGAGGATCGGAGCGCCTTGCTGGGTGCGCAGACTCCGCCTGGTTTCGCCGAGGCCATGCAGCAGCTCGCCGAGGCTGCCGGTCCTTGTAGCGAATATCAGGAGGAGCTGGCTCAGCGCCTGCGCACCCCCTATGCGCTGCTGACCCATCCTGAGCGCCTCGATCTGGTGGCCCGCGATCTGGTCGAGCATTGGCTGGCCCGGGGCTATCGCGCCAAAGCTCTGGTGCTCACGCTCGATAAGATCACTGCCGTGCGCCTCTATAACCGGGTGCGCTCTTTCTGGGAGCGCCTGCTGCGCCGGCTGCAGCGGGAGCGAGATGAAACCTTCGATTGGCGCCACCGCGCTCTGCTTGACGAGCGCCTGGCCTACTACCGGGCGACAGAGATGGCCGTGCTCGTCTCTCCGTCTCCCGATGACTATCGCCGCTTCTCCGACTTCAATGATAGGCCGGGCCGCGTCTACTGCGAGACGGTCGAGATCCGTTCCCATCACGAACGCCTGCATCGAGAGGATCTGGTCGCTCGCTTCCGCGAGGCGAACGATCCGCTTCGCCTGGTCTTTAGCTGCGATCCCTGGCTGGCAAGTCTGGCCACCCCGGCGCTGGCGACCCTCTATCTCGATCGCCCTTTGCAGGGTCCAATGCTACTGGCCGCTCTGACTGCCGTCAATCGTGTGCACGATGAAGAGAAGATCTGTGGGCTGGTAGTCGACTACCTCGGTCACTGGCCGGCGCTCTCGGCGCTGCAACAGCGCTCCGCCCGGGCCGCTGAGCGCCTGCTCCCTCAGTCACGGCACGCTCGCCGTCGCCCCAGCCGCGAACCGCCCGAACCGCGCGAATCTCCCGTCGCCGAGATGGGCGCAATTCTAGAGAAGCGCCAGCTGGTGGCGGAGCTGGAGAAGGCGCTCGGGGAGACGCTGGATTTCTGTGGCCGCCACGGCGTCGAGATCAGCACGCTGTTGGCCGCCAGCGAGGAGCAGCGGCTCGCAGGGGCTGCCCGTCAGGCCGCCGATCGCCTGCTCAAGGGGAACGATCTGCGTCAGGCCCTCTTCGCTCAGGTGAAGCGCATCGAGGCGCTCTACGCCGCCCTGCTACCCGATGAGGCAGCGCCTCGCTTCACAGGAGCAGTCAAAGCCCTGGGACTGGTGGCCCGTGTTATGCGCCGCGCGCAGCGCTGCCGCAGCCTGGACGAACTGTTCGATCGTCCACGCGCCCAGGCCGGGCTGGTGGCCGAGGAGAGCCTGAGCGAGTCGGGACCCTCAGAGAGCGGTAAGCCTTCGCTGACCAGCCTGGATCTGCAGCGCGTGAGCTTCTCGCGCCTGGCAACGCTCTTCAAAAAGAGCCGGACACCCCTGCTGAAGGCCGAGCAACTGCGCAGTCTTTTGAGCTGGAATCTGGAGCTTATGAGCAGCCATCAGCCGCGCTGCGCTGAGGCACTGGCGCGCCTGCAAGAGCTGCAGCGCACATACGAGAGCGGACAGGCTCCCTGGGAGCAGTATCCCGCTGAGCTGCTGCGCTTCGTGCGCTCCTTGCTTGAGCCTTCCACTATCGCGAGACGCGGGCCAGGCGAGGGAGAAGCAGAGCCACGCCCACGGCAGCGGTCTGGCGGCCCTCAGCCCAAAACCAGAGGCCCGGCTAAGGGCGACGACCAGCGTCCCCCGGACCAGCGGGGCCCGGCCAATCCTTTGGCAGAGCACTGACGGCGCCCGCCCCGGCGGTCGCCCGGTCGGACGGTCGGCGTCTTCAGGATCTGTTCTTTCCTCTCCTCTCTCTGGTTGAGCCGCTCGCCGCGCCAACCGGGTCCTGCTCTCGACCCTGGCGGACGCGACGGGCGGCTTGCTCCCTTTCGTCTTGCTGTTCCTCCCTCGGCTGCGCTTAGTGGGTGTGCTCGATTCCCTGGGCCGGTCCCTCTAGCAACAGGAGACCGTAGATACGACGCTCGACAGCCTCAATGACTTCTTTGAGGATGAGGCTGGCCTGGCGATCACCGGCTACTTCCGCTAGCCGCTCATAGGTCTCGTAGGAAGGGACAGCGTCGCGCTCGCCGGCCCGCAGCGCCTGCGCATACTCCTGGGCTAGCTGAGCCTTCAACTGCTCAATCTCCTGGTCCGTCTCGGGCTGCTCAACACAACGCTTCTCTTCATGCCATTCTCCGCTGCCAGACATGGCGTTCTCCTTCCTGCACTGACGCTGGCCCGGCTCAGTTCGGCCTCCTGACCAGACATCGCCGGCTCAGCTTTGTCCACTGGCTATATAGCAGATGAGCCTATGATTTTAATGCTAGCATATAGAGATAGCTTTTATAGCTATCTCTATAGAGCTTACCTCTACAGTGTATACCACGTTGTCACTGCTGTCAAGTCTGGGAATCTGCTACACTCCCTCTAAGCACATGGCTATAGGGCACTGGCATGATACGTCTGCGATTAAGAGAGATAGCTGAACAGAAGAACATCAGTATGAGTCAACTAGCGAAGCTAGCAGATGTTGATTACCGGACCGTGCGGAAAATTTTCCGCGATCCGAGCGCTATCATAGACTCGGACACCTTAGACAAGCTTTGTTGGGCCTTAGAGGTAACGCCGGCGGAACTCATCTATTATGAGCCGACGCCGCCCCTGATCTGGCAGAAGCGGATGGGGCTAGCGGGGGAGGAGCAAGCACGGCACGAGATAGAGGAGGAAGAGCAGGAGAGAGATCGCAAGCCGCAGTAGAAGCGCGATCTGAGCTGAGCCATGAGCAGCAGCGAGGAGTGTAAAGATGGCGACGCCGATAAAGCTCTTCTACGTATATGCGCGGGAAGACCGTCCCTTTCTGGAGCGGCTAGAGCAGCACCTGGCCCTGTTGGAGCGTCAGGGTTTGCTGGCTGCCTGGCACGATGGTGCCCTCTTGCCGGGCAGCGACTGGCGGCGGGTCATTCGCCAGCAACTGGAGCAGGCTCAGCTTATCCTACTGCTGGTTAGTCCTGCCTTTATGGCCTCTGACTATTGCTACGGCGTTGAGATGCAGCGCGCTTTAGAGCGTCAGCGGCGAGATCAGGCCCAGGTCGTACCAATCCTGCTGCGGCCTGTAGTCTGGGAAGGCGCCCCTTTCGCCCACCTGCAGGTTCTACCTGCTAATGCCCGGCCCATCTCGACCTGGGCCAACCAGGACGCCGCCTTTGCCGAAGTTGTCGGGGGGCTGCGGCGCGTCATCGCCTACCTCATGGAGCAGGAAGACCAGCGCGTGTATAATAGAGCACAACAGCATGCTCACAGAAAGGGGTCGTCGTCCGTGGCCGCCGAGGTCCTGATCAGCACGCCCGCTGCACTCACGCCCACCTTACTCAAGCGGGCCATAGAGCGCTACCGCAAGCAGCTCCGCTCGTACGAGGGCTTCGCCACTCATGAACTGGCCCTGCGCACCGCCTTCCAGCGCCTGCTAGAGGAGACCGCCAGCGTAGTCAATCTCAAGCTGATTCCTGAGCAGACCCTGCCCAATGGCCTCCGTCCCGACGGGGTCCTGCGCGACGTCAACGAGTTCTTCATTCGTGGCCTCTGGGAGGCCAAGGCGCCCCATCTCGACCTCGAACGCGAAGTCCAGCGCAAAATCGAGACCGGCTATCCTCTGCGCAATACCCTCTTCGAGAACAGCCGGCAGGCAATCCTCTACCAGGACGGTCAGCGCCTCCTCTTCAACCTGGACGACGACAGCGAGCTGCGCGATCTCCTGACCCGCTTTCTCACCTACAGCGAGCCGCAGATTGCTCGCTTCGAGGCCGCCGTTGAGGAGTTTCAGGACCGCATTCCCGAGCTGGCGGCCCGCCTCCTGGAGATTATCCAGCAGGAAGCCACCCAGAACCGCGCCTTCATCGCGGCGCTCAACGACTTCACCACTCTTTGCCGCAGCAACCTCAACCCGCAGATCAGCCAGGCAGAAATCACCGAAATGCTCGTGCAGCACCTGCTCACCGAGCGCCTCTTCCGCACCGTCTTCGACAACCCCGATTTCGTCAGCCGCAACGTCATCGCCGCCCAGATCGAGCAGGTCATTCGCGCCCTGACCAGTCGCGCTTTCAACCGCCAGGAATTCCTCCGTTCGCTCGATCACTTCTATCTGGCCATCGAGGAGGCGGCGCGCAGCATCCGCGACTGGACCGAGCGCCAGCGCTTCCTCAACACGGTCTACGAGCGCTTTTTCCAGGGGTTCTCGGTCAGCAAGGCCGACACCTACGGCATCGTCTACACCCCGCAGGAGATCGTCGACTTCATGGTTGCCAGCGTCGACGAGGCCCTTCAGCGCGAGTTTGGCTGTTCACTGGCCACGCCCGGCGTGAAGATCCTCGATCCCTGCACCGGCACCGGTAACTTCGTGGTCAATATCCTGAAGCGTCTCCCCCGCGGCGCCCTGCGCCAGAAATACGCAGAAGATCTCTTCTGCAATGAGATCATGCTCTTGCCCTACTACATCGCTTCGCTCAACATCGAGCACGCCTACTATGAGCGCATGGGGGAATACGAGCCATTTCCGGGCATCTGTTTTGTCGACACGCTGGAGCTGGCCGAGCGGGTCAGCAGCAACGGCGGTACGGTGGTCACGCAGCCGCGGCTCTACTTCGTTGAGGAGAACACGCAGCGCGTGCTGCGCGAGAAAGAGGCCGACATCATGGTCATCATCGGCAACCCGCCCTACAACGTCGGCCAGAAGCGCGAGAACGAGAACAACAAAAATCGTCCCTACCAGCTCCTCGACCAGCGCATTCGCGACACCTATGTCCGCGATTCCCAGGCCACCAATCGCAACATGCTCTACGATGCCTATGTGCGCTTTTTCCGCTGGGCCAGCGACCGCCTGCGGGGTCGCGACGGCATCGTCTGCTTCGTCTCCAACAACTCTTTTATCGACCAGATTGCCTTTGACGGGATGCGCCATCACCTCCTCCAGGACTTCACCCACATCTACCATCTTGATTTGCATGGCAACGTCCGCCGCAATCCGCGCCTCTCGGGCACGACCCATAACGTCTTTGGCATCCAGGTTGGCGTCGGCATCACCCTGGCGATTCGCGCGGCCCATCAGCAGGAGCGCCGTCTCTCCTACTACCGCCTCCCCGAGGACTGGCGCAAAGAGGAGAAGCTGAACTTTCTACGCGAGAAGCGCAGCATGGGGCAGATCCCCTGGCAGCGGCTGCAGCCGGCCACGCCACGGCACTGGCTGGCTCCACAGTCGGCCCCCGAGTGGAGCACCTTCCTGCCGCTGGGCACCAAGGAAGGCAAACGAGCAGCAACATTTGAGAGAGAGAGCGATCACCTGACCATCTTTGCAGCCTATTCGCTTGGTATCCAGACAGGCCGTGACATCTGGGTTTATGACTTCGACCGCTCCCAACTGATCTCGAAAGTCCAGCAAATGATCGAAGTCTACAACAACGATCTTGCACACTGGCAACGGGCAAACAAACCTGCTGACCTCGATAGCTTTGTCAGCGCTGATGAGACAAAGATCAAGTGGAGCAGCCGCCTCAAAGAGTATTTCTTGCGCCAGGTTGAAGCTCGCTTCCAGGCCACTAGCATCCGCCGCGCCCTTTATCGCCCTTTCACCAGCATGTATCTCTATTTCGATCCCTTACTCAACCAGCGTCAAGGTCTGTGGCCCCGGCTGCTTCCCACCCCCGTCAGCGAAGAGGAGAACCGCCTCATCTGTGTCCCTGGCCCGGGCAACCGCAAGCCCTTTGGCTGCCTGGCCACCAATCATATAACAGATTTCGATCTGGCCTTCGAAAAGATCCAGTGCTTCCCCTTCTACGTCTACGGGAAAGACGGCAACCGGCAGGAGAACATCACCGATGGTGCCCTGGCCCTCTTCCAGCGCCACTACGGTTCCCAGGTCAGCAAATGGGACCTCTTCCACTACGCCTACGCCATCCTCCACCATCCCGCTTACCGAGAGCGCTACGCCGAGCGGCTCAAGTACGAGCTGCCGCGCCTGCCCCTGCTCAAGCGCAACGAAGCCTTCCGGGCCGCCGTCAGCCTGGGTCGGCAGCTGCTTGAGCTGCACATCCACTACGAGCGGGTTGACCCCTATTCGCTGCGCGAGATCGAAGACGAGCGCTTCAGCTACCGCGACAACCGCCGCGTCGAGCGCCTGCGTCTCAGCCCCGACCGGCGCGCCATCCAGGTCAGCCCTGGCCTCACCCTGGCCGACGTCCCGGAGGACTGTTTCCGCTACGTCCTGGGCCATCGTTCAGCGCTGGAGTGGGTGCTAGAGCAGTATCAGATCCGTCGCGACCCGCACAGCGGCATCGTCCTTGATCCCAACCGGCCCGACGACCCCGACTACATCGTGCGCCTGCTCAAGCAGGTCGTGACCGTCAGCCTGCAAACCCTGACCCTGGTGGAAGAACTCGAACAGGCGGTCACCCCCGAAGACTGGCAGGCCGCCTTTCCATCAGCCTGAAGCCGGAGCGGCGAAGCCCGCTCACCAATCTGCGGCTGGAGACGATCAGGCAGACGGCTTCTCGCCGATCGTCAGATAAACCTCCCAGCGCCGACTGCGCACCCGCTCCGCGCGACGACGCAGTCCATAGCGCTCCAGCGGAATGCGCCGCCCGAAAGGCGTCGCCGGCAGCTCCTCCGTCGTCAGCCCAGTCGTCTCATCGCGCTTCACCCGCACCACACGATGGCGCTCTTCTAGAGAAGAAGACCGCGGATAGAAGCCATAGACCAGCAGATGGACCAGCAACAACACAGGCTGCAACAGGCCGACCGGGAGCAGATTGGCCCCCTCCACCACCACCAGACGCCCACCCGGACGCAGCACGCGCGCCACCTCAGCGATGGTATCGGGGTCAAAAATATAGTCGGAAGGGAAAGTACTGACCACCGTATCAAAGGAGGCATCAGCAAAGGGGAGATGCTGGGCCTCGCCGAGCAGCACCTGACCTGGCTGACCAACCCGGCGCCGCTGCAAGGTTGCGCGCGCCGCCGCCACCATCTCCGGCGAGCGCTCAACCGCCATGCAGCGATAGCCCTGCTCACACAGATCGGCCAGCAGATCGCCCAGGCCACAGCCCAGCTCCAGCACGTCATGCCCCACCACGCGCGGCAAGACCAGCCGCTGCCAGACTCGCCACTGTCCCGCAAAAGGCACCGTGCTGGCAAAACGATAGAGATAGCGATTGCGATAGAGCGTCTCAAAGAGCACCTGGCGCAGACGCCCTCTCACACTCACAGCGCACCCGCCTTTGGAAAAATTTCCAGCAGATCGCTCAAATGCTCGATCATCAGATCGGGCTTATACTCCTCCACGTCGCTCGCCAGCAAAGCCAATGGATCGCTCCCCGGCCCCTGCACTGTCGAGAGCACGTAATCATCATCGGTCACGTGCAAGCCTGGGGGCAGATCTGGCGGGAGATCGCTGACCGCGCTCCCAACCGTGGGAGGAGAGAAGGACTCTGAATGCCCGAAAGAAACGCTGGTGCTGGCGCTGGCCGCCCCGGGTGCCACCAGCCGGGCCTGCAACGCCTCACGAACACGTGGCTTCGGCTTCCAGATCGCCAGCAGACCGAGGCGCTTGGCCCCGACGATATCGGAGCGCAGCGAATCGCCGACCATCGCCGCCTCAGAGGGAGAGACATTGAGCGCCCGGAGCGTGTGCAGGAAAATCGCGGGGTCGGGTTTGCGCACACCCAGATCGGCGGAAATAGCGATCGTCGCGGGCGCGAAGTACTCAAAGAGGCCAAAGGCCCGCAAATCCTCTTGAAAAGGAGGACCTCCCCAGAGGCGATTGGTCACCACACCAAGCAGGAAGCCACGCCGGCGCAACTCTGCCAGCGTCGAGAGCGCATCATCGTAAAGCAAGCGCGAATCGATAATGCGCACGCGCAGCGCCTCAAAGAGCGCCGCCCCAAGCTGCCGATCGATCTGACCCCAGCCCAGTTGAGCCAGCGTCTCCATCGCCACCTCGGCCCCATCCGGCTCATGGCTGGGATCACGCCGAATACGCGCCCGCGTCTGCGCATCAAAGGCGACGCGCAGCGACCGACCCAGCGTCAGATCATCCTGATCGGGAAGGCTGCACGACTCCAGGTGCGTCCGTAGGAGGGCGATCGCCTGACAATTTGCCGCGAACTCCAGGCGGCGCCAGGTCTCTAGGTCCTTCCGGTACCAGAGCGTATCGCCAAGATCAAAGAGCACGCAGCGAATGATGCGTCCCTTCACAAGCAAAAACCTCAAGTTGCTCTTCCCTTGAGCGGGGGTGCGGGCCGCCCCGCCTCTCTCCTCCCCGCTGTTGCAGCCATCCTCGCCTGGCTCGCCCGGGCGCTCCTCTTGCCATAGCGCCCGCTCTTCGCCCACCACCGCGAAGTGTTTGCCAGCTAACATTTCGCAGAGCAAGCAAGAGAGCTAGATAGCATCCAACGGCAGGAACGATGAACGGACAGGGGCAAAAAGGACGACCCGCCCTTGGCGGCTCCCCGCCTCAGCTAGCGCTCGCTCTCCTCAGCTTTGGAGAGGACATCATCGGCGAGACCGTACTCTACCGCCTGCTGCGCAGAGAGGTAGTAGTTGCGGTCAGAGTCCTGCATGATGCGCTCCACCGTCTGGCCGGTGTGACGCGAGAGGATCTCATAAATGATGCGGCGTAGGCGCAGGATCTCGCGAGCCGTGATTTCGATATCAGCAGCCTGGCCTTCAGCACCGCCCAGCGGCTGATGAATCAGCACCGTCGAATTGGGCAGGCAGAAGCGCTTCCCCCTGGCCCCGGCGGCCAGCAAGACCGCCCCCATGCTCATGGCCATGCCCACACAGACCGTCGAGACATCTGGCTTGACCCACTGCATGGTGTCATAAATTGCCAGACCCGCATAGATGCTGCCACCAGGGGAGTTGATATAAAGGTAGATGTCCTTGGTCGCATCCTCGCTCTGCAGGTAGAGCAGCTGAGCTACCGTGACATTGGCTACCTGATCGTTAATGGGCGTCCCCACAAAAATGATGCGCTCCTTCAGCAGGCGCGAATAGATGTCCCACATGCGTTCGCCGCGCGGAGTCGACTCCACAACACCG
It encodes the following:
- a CDS encoding type I restriction endonuclease, with the protein product MEFPQIIRNIVVSRAIHALEQMGYLYQDASAEGAGNYDITGRGSAEEVVLLEPLRAALQRLNPGASAEQIAHLCALLTRDRSGLHPLAANREIYHLLREGVALSDEGQSTVLVKAQPGRRRANGLASAAALSREGGEAPTLRLIDWQHPAANDWRLISNYWVQGRCGQHCLPLVGFVNGLPLLLFVIGVEPLEQLYQSYLHCYRSDLPQLVWYNALVLLSNGPLNRVGSIDSLWPQLTPWKRAQGEDEPEDCSLETALYATCHPERLLDLVEHFTLFLTKPRPGKVVARNHQYLATNAAYARLRESGALRGRLGMLWQAHGSGKSYTLAFLLQKVLRQGQGSRPTCLLVMGHEDLWRQLVRSLTDCGLLASEARPAPVPVTTPGELQRVLEQSTSERSQPGRSAPLPLYCALPSAFESAEPLSLRTDLLVLVDELQTCTLEQLQRMRQALPAAAFLGLTATPASEEQEPALRSLFGPYLSSYACAQALADGTILPVYYEDRSALLGAQTPPGFAEAMQQLAEAAGPCSEYQEELAQRLRTPYALLTHPERLDLVARDLVEHWLARGYRAKALVLTLDKITAVRLYNRVRSFWERLLRRLQRERDETFDWRHRALLDERLAYYRATEMAVLVSPSPDDYRRFSDFNDRPGRVYCETVEIRSHHERLHREDLVARFREANDPLRLVFSCDPWLASLATPALATLYLDRPLQGPMLLAALTAVNRVHDEEKICGLVVDYLGHWPALSALQQRSARAAERLLPQSRHARRRPSREPPEPRESPVAEMGAILEKRQLVAELEKALGETLDFCGRHGVEISTLLAASEEQRLAGAARQAADRLLKGNDLRQALFAQVKRIEALYAALLPDEAAPRFTGAVKALGLVARVMRRAQRCRSLDELFDRPRAQAGLVAEESLSESGPSESGKPSLTSLDLQRVSFSRLATLFKKSRTPLLKAEQLRSLLSWNLELMSSHQPRCAEALARLQELQRTYESGQAPWEQYPAELLRFVRSLLEPSTIARRGPGEGEAEPRPRQRSGGPQPKTRGPAKGDDQRPPDQRGPANPLAEH
- a CDS encoding helix-turn-helix domain-containing protein; translated protein: MIRLRLREIAEQKNISMSQLAKLADVDYRTVRKIFRDPSAIIDSDTLDKLCWALEVTPAELIYYEPTPPLIWQKRMGLAGEEQARHEIEEEEQERDRKPQ
- a CDS encoding type ISP restriction/modification enzyme, whose amino-acid sequence is MATPIKLFYVYAREDRPFLERLEQHLALLERQGLLAAWHDGALLPGSDWRRVIRQQLEQAQLILLLVSPAFMASDYCYGVEMQRALERQRRDQAQVVPILLRPVVWEGAPFAHLQVLPANARPISTWANQDAAFAEVVGGLRRVIAYLMEQEDQRVYNRAQQHAHRKGSSSVAAEVLISTPAALTPTLLKRAIERYRKQLRSYEGFATHELALRTAFQRLLEETASVVNLKLIPEQTLPNGLRPDGVLRDVNEFFIRGLWEAKAPHLDLEREVQRKIETGYPLRNTLFENSRQAILYQDGQRLLFNLDDDSELRDLLTRFLTYSEPQIARFEAAVEEFQDRIPELAARLLEIIQQEATQNRAFIAALNDFTTLCRSNLNPQISQAEITEMLVQHLLTERLFRTVFDNPDFVSRNVIAAQIEQVIRALTSRAFNRQEFLRSLDHFYLAIEEAARSIRDWTERQRFLNTVYERFFQGFSVSKADTYGIVYTPQEIVDFMVASVDEALQREFGCSLATPGVKILDPCTGTGNFVVNILKRLPRGALRQKYAEDLFCNEIMLLPYYIASLNIEHAYYERMGEYEPFPGICFVDTLELAERVSSNGGTVVTQPRLYFVEENTQRVLREKEADIMVIIGNPPYNVGQKRENENNKNRPYQLLDQRIRDTYVRDSQATNRNMLYDAYVRFFRWASDRLRGRDGIVCFVSNNSFIDQIAFDGMRHHLLQDFTHIYHLDLHGNVRRNPRLSGTTHNVFGIQVGVGITLAIRAAHQQERRLSYYRLPEDWRKEEKLNFLREKRSMGQIPWQRLQPATPRHWLAPQSAPEWSTFLPLGTKEGKRAATFERESDHLTIFAAYSLGIQTGRDIWVYDFDRSQLISKVQQMIEVYNNDLAHWQRANKPADLDSFVSADETKIKWSSRLKEYFLRQVEARFQATSIRRALYRPFTSMYLYFDPLLNQRQGLWPRLLPTPVSEEENRLICVPGPGNRKPFGCLATNHITDFDLAFEKIQCFPFYVYGKDGNRQENITDGALALFQRHYGSQVSKWDLFHYAYAILHHPAYRERYAERLKYELPRLPLLKRNEAFRAAVSLGRQLLELHIHYERVDPYSLREIEDERFSYRDNRRVERLRLSPDRRAIQVSPGLTLADVPEDCFRYVLGHRSALEWVLEQYQIRRDPHSGIVLDPNRPDDPDYIVRLLKQVVTVSLQTLTLVEELEQAVTPEDWQAAFPSA
- a CDS encoding class I SAM-dependent methyltransferase, translating into MSVRGRLRQVLFETLYRNRYLYRFASTVPFAGQWRVWQRLVLPRVVGHDVLELGCGLGDLLADLCEQGYRCMAVERSPEMVAAARATLQRRRVGQPGQVLLGEAQHLPFADASFDTVVSTFPSDYIFDPDTIAEVARVLRPGGRLVVVEGANLLPVGLLQPVLLLVHLLVYGFYPRSSSLEERHRVVRVKRDETTGLTTEELPATPFGRRIPLERYGLRRRAERVRSRRWEVYLTIGEKPSA
- a CDS encoding HAD family hydrolase; translation: MLAGKHFAVVGEERALWQEERPGEPGEDGCNSGEERGGAARTPAQGKSNLRFLLVKGRIIRCVLFDLGDTLWYRKDLETWRRLEFAANCQAIALLRTHLESCSLPDQDDLTLGRSLRVAFDAQTRARIRRDPSHEPDGAEVAMETLAQLGWGQIDRQLGAALFEALRVRIIDSRLLYDDALSTLAELRRRGFLLGVVTNRLWGGPPFQEDLRAFGLFEYFAPATIAISADLGVRKPDPAIFLHTLRALNVSPSEAAMVGDSLRSDIVGAKRLGLLAIWKPKPRVREALQARLVAPGAASASTSVSFGHSESFSPPTVGSAVSDLPPDLPPGLHVTDDDYVLSTVQGPGSDPLALLASDVEEYKPDLMIEHLSDLLEIFPKAGAL
- the clpP gene encoding ATP-dependent Clp endopeptidase proteolytic subunit ClpP, yielding MGAVFNPRDPKWIKESREFLEPRGIIPGVVESTPRGERMWDIYSRLLKERIIFVGTPINDQVANVTVAQLLYLQSEDATKDIYLYINSPGGSIYAGLAIYDTMQWVKPDVSTVCVGMAMSMGAVLLAAGARGKRFCLPNSTVLIHQPLGGAEGQAADIEITAREILRLRRIIYEILSRHTGQTVERIMQDSDRNYYLSAQQAVEYGLADDVLSKAEESER